A portion of the Bacteroides faecium genome contains these proteins:
- a CDS encoding AAA family ATPase: MDWKLIEDKSWSSLEQQFGWVREMNTVPQDTRYHAEGNVAVHTRMVLEALQQSAAYQSLSALEKEIVWAAALLHDVEKRSTSVDEGEGRVSAKGHARKGEYTARTILYRDCPAPFHIREQIASLVRYHGLPVWLMEKPDSVKKLCEASLRVDTSLLKMLSEADVRGRICDDKKELLEAVELFEIFCREQDCWNKPREFATNYARFHYFHTEGGYIDYIPHEQFKCEVTMLSGLPGMGKDYYIQSSGMDMLVVSLDAIRRKHKLSSTDKSANGWVVQTAKEEARTYLRKGQDFVWNATNITRQMRAQLIDLFVDYGAKVKIVYLEQPYHIWRQQNKSREYALPESVLDKMLDKLEVPLLTEAHEVVYHVV, encoded by the coding sequence ATGGATTGGAAATTGATAGAAGATAAATCGTGGAGCTCACTCGAACAACAGTTCGGGTGGGTGCGCGAAATGAATACTGTTCCGCAGGATACTCGTTATCATGCGGAAGGGAATGTAGCGGTACATACCCGTATGGTGCTGGAAGCATTGCAGCAATCTGCTGCTTATCAGTCTCTTTCTGCTTTGGAGAAAGAAATAGTATGGGCAGCCGCATTATTGCATGATGTGGAGAAACGTTCGACCTCTGTGGATGAGGGAGAGGGGAGAGTGTCTGCCAAAGGGCACGCCCGCAAAGGGGAATACACTGCCCGTACTATTTTGTATCGGGATTGTCCCGCCCCCTTCCATATCCGGGAACAGATTGCGTCTTTAGTCCGTTATCATGGGCTACCTGTTTGGCTGATGGAAAAGCCGGACTCTGTAAAAAAGCTCTGCGAGGCTTCTTTGCGGGTAGATACTTCATTATTGAAGATGCTGTCCGAAGCCGATGTCAGGGGACGTATCTGTGACGATAAAAAAGAGTTGTTGGAAGCTGTGGAACTATTTGAGATTTTCTGCCGCGAACAGGATTGTTGGAACAAACCGAGAGAGTTTGCCACTAATTATGCACGCTTTCATTACTTCCATACAGAGGGCGGTTATATTGATTATATCCCTCACGAACAGTTTAAATGTGAAGTCACGATGTTGTCAGGGCTTCCGGGAATGGGGAAAGATTATTATATCCAATCTTCCGGCATGGATATGCTGGTGGTGAGCTTGGACGCCATTCGTCGAAAGCACAAATTGAGCTCTACGGATAAATCAGCGAACGGGTGGGTAGTGCAAACGGCAAAGGAAGAAGCCCGGACGTATCTTCGCAAAGGGCAGGATTTTGTTTGGAATGCAACAAACATTACCCGTCAGATGCGGGCGCAACTGATAGACTTGTTTGTGGATTATGGCGCAAAAGTGAAAATTGTATATCTGGAACAACCATATCACATTTGGCGTCAACAGAATAAGAGCAGGGAATATGCACTTCCCGAATCCGTACTGGATAAGATGCTGGATAAACTGGAGGTTCCTTTGTTGACGGAAGCGCATGAAGTGGTGTATCATGTGGTATAG
- the trxA gene encoding thioredoxin: MKLIKGLLSAFAIVLATTACAGNNGENKKSNESTKENSKMEVVSLNKADFLKKVYNYEANPNDWKFEGKRPAIVDFYATWCGPCKALHPILEELSKEYSGKIDIYQIDVDQEKDLAAAFGIRSIPTLLMIPMNEEPRVTQGALPKDQLKKAIDEFLLKQDNEAKQ; encoded by the coding sequence ATGAAACTAATAAAAGGTCTATTGAGTGCATTTGCTATTGTACTGGCAACGACAGCTTGCGCAGGAAACAATGGAGAAAATAAAAAGAGTAATGAATCAACAAAGGAGAACAGTAAAATGGAAGTAGTATCATTAAATAAAGCAGATTTTTTAAAGAAGGTATATAATTATGAAGCCAATCCGAACGATTGGAAGTTTGAGGGCAAACGTCCGGCAATTGTAGATTTCTACGCAACATGGTGCGGGCCGTGTAAAGCGCTGCACCCTATTCTTGAAGAACTGAGCAAAGAATATAGCGGTAAAATAGACATCTATCAGATTGACGTAGACCAGGAAAAGGATTTGGCCGCCGCATTCGGCATCCGCAGCATCCCCACCCTATTGATGATTCCGATGAACGAAGAGCCGAGAGTCACGCAAGGGGCCTTGCCTAAAGACCAGCTAAAGAAAGCAATTGATGAATTTCTGTTGAAACAGGATAACGAAGCCAAGCAATAA
- a CDS encoding GNAT family N-acetyltransferase, protein MNTDFINLTNENLADEHLCCIIRSKKSHPGIDAKRQWLSERLSEGHVFRKLNAKATVFIEYAPLETAWVPIVGDNYYYLYCLWVLGSPKGKGYGKSLMEYCLADAKEKGKSGVCMLGSKKQKSWLSDQAFAKKFGFEVVDTTDNGYELLALSFDGTTPKFAPNAKKLEIENKELTIYHDMQCPYISQYIDIIKQYCETNDVPVSFIQVDTLQKAKELPCVFNNFAVFYKGVFETVNLTNTDYLKRILKK, encoded by the coding sequence ATGAATACTGATTTTATAAACCTGACGAATGAAAACCTTGCCGACGAGCATTTATGTTGCATTATCCGCAGTAAGAAGTCTCATCCGGGTATTGATGCCAAGCGCCAATGGCTTTCCGAGCGGCTGAGCGAAGGCCATGTCTTTAGAAAATTAAATGCAAAGGCTACGGTTTTTATCGAATATGCCCCTCTTGAAACAGCTTGGGTTCCTATCGTCGGCGACAACTATTATTATCTGTATTGCTTATGGGTACTGGGTAGCCCCAAAGGAAAAGGGTATGGAAAATCGCTCATGGAGTATTGTCTGGCTGATGCGAAAGAGAAAGGTAAATCCGGCGTTTGTATGCTTGGGTCAAAAAAACAAAAGAGCTGGCTTTCCGACCAGGCATTTGCCAAGAAGTTTGGCTTTGAGGTTGTCGATACTACTGATAATGGATATGAATTGCTTGCTCTCTCTTTTGACGGAACAACACCCAAGTTTGCGCCAAACGCCAAGAAGCTAGAAATTGAAAACAAAGAGTTGACAATTTATCATGATATGCAATGCCCTTATATCTCTCAATACATTGACATAATAAAACAGTATTGTGAAACAAATGACGTTCCTGTATCTTTCATCCAAGTGGATACGCTACAAAAAGCAAAGGAGTTGCCTTGTGTATTCAATAACTTCGCCGTGTTTTATAAAGGTGTTTTCGAGACAGTAAACTTAACGAATACCGACTATTTAAAGAGAATACTCAAGAAATAA
- a CDS encoding RtcB family protein translates to MGIRLKDLSKLGYRDNVARSLVVDIVSKHCKHATKEQIEKTLSDILEHPESYKNNEIWNKLAERLSPTVIAKDFRAYDLSDEPLMYKTYGGKFIETLAKQQMNLAMRLPVTVAGALMPDAHAGYGLPIGGVLATDNAVIPYAVGVDIGCRMSLTVFDAGADFLKRYSYQMKEALKDFTHFGMDGGLGFEQEHEVLDREEFRLTPLLRDLQGKAVRQLGSSGGGNHFVEFGEIALQEHNVLNLPEGNYVALLSHSGSRGLGAAIAKHYSLLAREVCRLPREAQHFAWLDLDSEAGQEYWMSMNLAGDYARACHERIHLNLAKALGLKPLANVNNHHNFAWKEEIAPGRMAIVHRKGATPAQEGQPGLIPGSMATAGYLVCGKGVEDALNSASHGAGRAMSRQKAKDSFTQSALKKMLSQAGVTLIGGSVEEMPLAYKDIDRVMHTQETLVEVQGRFMPRIVRMNKE, encoded by the coding sequence ATGGGAATACGATTAAAAGATTTAAGTAAACTGGGATACCGGGATAATGTAGCTCGTAGTCTGGTAGTGGATATTGTAAGCAAACATTGCAAACATGCCACCAAAGAACAGATTGAAAAGACATTGAGCGATATACTCGAACATCCCGAATCTTATAAAAACAACGAAATTTGGAATAAGCTCGCCGAACGCCTTTCGCCCACTGTGATAGCGAAGGACTTTAGGGCTTATGATTTATCGGACGAGCCGCTGATGTATAAAACCTACGGGGGAAAATTCATTGAGACGCTCGCCAAACAACAAATGAACCTGGCGATGCGTCTGCCTGTAACGGTAGCCGGAGCATTGATGCCCGACGCCCACGCCGGCTACGGATTGCCTATCGGCGGGGTGCTTGCCACGGACAATGCGGTGATTCCGTATGCCGTAGGAGTCGACATCGGCTGCCGGATGAGCCTGACGGTATTTGATGCCGGTGCGGATTTCTTGAAACGGTATTCGTATCAGATGAAGGAAGCCTTGAAGGATTTCACCCATTTCGGTATGGACGGCGGATTGGGCTTTGAGCAGGAACATGAAGTGTTGGACAGGGAAGAATTCCGGCTGACTCCTTTATTGAGGGATTTGCAGGGAAAGGCGGTACGCCAGCTTGGAAGTTCCGGTGGTGGAAACCATTTTGTGGAGTTTGGAGAAATTGCTCTGCAAGAGCATAATGTGTTGAATCTTCCCGAAGGGAATTATGTGGCTTTGTTGTCGCATTCCGGTTCGCGCGGACTGGGAGCCGCCATTGCCAAACATTACAGCCTGTTGGCGCGTGAAGTATGCCGGCTTCCCCGTGAAGCGCAGCATTTCGCCTGGCTGGACTTGGATTCCGAAGCAGGGCAGGAGTATTGGATGAGCATGAACCTGGCAGGCGACTATGCCCGTGCCTGTCACGAACGGATTCATCTGAACCTGGCGAAAGCATTGGGATTGAAGCCGCTTGCGAATGTCAACAATCATCACAACTTTGCCTGGAAGGAAGAAATTGCTCCGGGACGTATGGCAATCGTGCATCGCAAAGGGGCTACTCCGGCACAAGAAGGACAACCGGGATTGATTCCCGGCAGCATGGCTACGGCAGGATACCTCGTTTGTGGCAAGGGAGTGGAAGATGCTTTGAATTCTGCTTCTCACGGTGCAGGCAGAGCCATGTCCCGCCAAAAGGCGAAGGACAGCTTTACGCAGTCGGCTTTGAAAAAGATGTTGTCGCAAGCCGGAGTGACTTTGATTGGCGGAAGTGTGGAAGAAATGCCGTTGGCATACAAGGACATCGACCGGGTGATGCATACACAGGAGACGCTGGTGGAAGTGCAGGGTAGATTTATGCCTCGTATCGTACGAATGAATAAGGAGTGA
- a CDS encoding RNA ligase family protein has product MISEKYGRTYHYPFSPGTTSDDRINHTYWEDIQRIGTLVHTEKLDGENNCLSQWGVFARSHAAPTTSPWTRQLRERWELIKNDLGDIEIFGENLYAVHSIEYQRLETHFYVFAVRCMDQWLSWEEVKFYAALFDFPTVPELKIEPVSGLTPELLKQEIIHMSQEPSVFGSCDPWTKEACTREGVVSRNTEEYPVSGFAQNVFKYVRKGHVKTDEHWTRNWKRARLTWEFANEKEE; this is encoded by the coding sequence ATGATATCAGAGAAATATGGTCGTACCTATCACTATCCGTTCTCTCCCGGAACGACTAGTGATGACCGGATTAATCATACGTATTGGGAGGACATCCAACGGATTGGAACATTGGTACATACCGAAAAGTTGGACGGAGAGAATAATTGTTTGAGCCAGTGGGGTGTCTTTGCCCGTTCGCATGCTGCGCCGACCACTTCACCGTGGACGAGGCAACTGCGTGAACGTTGGGAACTGATAAAGAATGATTTAGGCGATATAGAAATCTTCGGAGAGAATCTGTATGCCGTACATTCTATTGAATATCAGCGGTTGGAAACGCATTTTTATGTGTTTGCGGTTCGTTGCATGGACCAGTGGCTGTCATGGGAAGAAGTGAAGTTCTATGCGGCTTTATTTGATTTTCCTACTGTCCCGGAGTTGAAGATAGAACCTGTTTCCGGTTTGACGCCGGAGCTTCTGAAACAGGAAATCATCCATATGTCACAAGAACCGTCAGTTTTCGGTTCTTGCGACCCGTGGACAAAAGAGGCTTGTACCCGTGAAGGGGTAGTCAGCCGTAATACCGAAGAGTATCCGGTAAGCGGATTTGCGCAGAATGTATTTAAGTATGTGCGGAAAGGGCACGTCAAGACAGATGAGCATTGGACGCGTAACTGGAAACGTGCCCGGCTTACCTGGGAATTTGCTAATGAAAAGGAGGAATAA